A section of the Acanthochromis polyacanthus isolate Apoly-LR-REF ecotype Palm Island chromosome 1, KAUST_Apoly_ChrSc, whole genome shotgun sequence genome encodes:
- the washc3 gene encoding WASH complex subunit 3, with protein sequence MDEDGLPIVGSGVDLTKVPAIQQRRIVAYLNQFVVHTVRFLNRFSTVCEEKLANISLRIQQIETTLCILEAKLSSIPGLEDVTIDGLSQQQTAQANGPTTTNQSQTDGPAAGMLPPPEPAQSSQEAAPMQTAEAAVNENVMTVAKDPRYARYLKMVHVGVPVMAIRNKMVMDGLDPNLLDTPDAPVPDGGMKSAEDQDVAATSSDSESSFSD encoded by the exons GTTCCTGCTATACAACAAAGAAGAATTGTTGCCTATCTCAACCAGTTTGTCGTGCACACCGTCCGGTTCCTTAACCGCTTTTCCACAGTTTGTGAAGAG AAACTTGCAAACATATCTCTTCGCATCCAGCAGATTGAGACCACATTGTGCATTTTGGAGGCCAAG CTGTCCTCCATTCCTGGACTGGAGGATGTCACAATAGATGGACTCAGTCAGCAGCAAACTGCACAGGCCAATGGACCCACaaccactaatcagagccaaACAGATGGTCCAGCAGCAGGGATGCTGCCTCCTCCAGAG CCGGCTCAGAGTTCACAAGAAGCTGCACCGATGCAaacagcagaagcagctgtgaATGAGAATGTCATGACAGTGGCCAAGGACCCACGCTATGCCCGATACCTGAAAATGGTCCATGTG GGGGTTCCAGTGATGGCCATCAGGAATAAAATGGTCATGGATGGTTTGGATCCCAACTTGCTCGA CACACCTGACGCTCCTGTTCCCGACGGTGGAATGAAGAGCGCAGAGGACCAAGATGTCGCAGCTACCAGCTCTGACAGCGAATCATCTTTCAGTGACTGA
- the dram1 gene encoding DNA damage-regulated autophagy modulator protein 1 produces the protein MFWFMQGLCALPAFLVVWSSCTFIISYLIALFRHDVDVLFPYISDTGANPPESCIFGLMAFISACAGIGTMYAWYKFVDKLNENSGVVNPKLNKAALGLGMLACLGMCIVATFQETTVTKVHDIGAFLFFATGVVYLIIQSVISYQAAPFGFSKSVFWVRAFIALIATLAFFPTVICAFFVTQTELHHHKDDQDYVYHLVSAVCEWIVAFSFVCFFLTYIHDFKMFTLQVRTEYTE, from the exons atgttctggttcaTGCAGGGTCTATGCGCCCTGCCAGCCTTTCTGGTCGTGTGGTCCTCCTGCACTTTCATTATTTCCTACCTTATTGCGCTTTTCAGACACGATGTCGACGTCCTCTTCCCCTATATAAG TGACACAGGTGCAAACCCTCCAGAAAGCTGCATTTTCGGCCTGATGGCGTTCATTTCTGCATGTGCAG GAATAGGCACCATGTATGCCTGGTACAAGTTTGTGGACAAGCTGAACGAGAACAGCGGTGTGGTGAATCCGAAGCTCAATAAAGCTGCTCTCGGCCTTGGGATGCTCGCCTGTCTGGGCATGTGCATCGTTGCTACTTTCCAG GAAACAACAGTGACAAAAGTGCATGATATCGGAGCGTTCCTGTTTTTTGCCACTGGTGTTGTGTACTTAATCATCCAGTCGGTTATATCATATCAAGCTGCTCCATTTGGCTTCTCCAAAAGTGTGTTTTGGGTTCGTGCATTCATCGCCTTGATCGCTACTTTGGCATTTTTCCCAA CTGTCATCTGTGCCTTTTTTGTAACACAAACTGAACTTCACCATCACAAGGACGACCAG GACTATGTCTATCATCTGGTCAGCGCTGTATGTGAGTGGATTGTTGCCTTCAGCTTCGTCTGCTTCTTCCTCACCTACATTCACGACTTCAAA ATGTTTACGTTACAAGTGAGGACAGAGTATACGGAGTAG